Sequence from the Corallococcus sp. EGB genome:
CGCAGGGCGTGCCCATGCTGGTGGCGGGCGACGAGATGGGCCGCACGCAGAAGGGCAACAACAACGCCTACTGCCAGGACAACGAGCTGTCGTGGGTGAACTGGGAGCTCAACGAGTCCCAACGCCAGCTGTTGGACTTCACCGTCCGCATCGCGAAGCTGCGGCGCGAGCAGCCGGTGCTCTCCAAGCGGCGCTTCTTCCGCGGGGCCCACATCTGGGACAGCGAGCTGAAGGACCTGGCGTGGTTCCGGCCGGACGGCAAGGAGATGCGCAAGGAGGACTGGGAGAAGCCCTACGTGCGCTCCCTGGCCTTCCTGCTGGGCGGTGACGCCATCGCCACGCCGGACGACGAGGGCCACCGCATCGTGGGGGACACGTTGCTGGTGCTGCTCAACGCGCACCACGAGCCCATCACCTTCATGCTGCCCGCGCTGGAGTGGGGCGCGGACTGGGAGCTGGTGGTGGACACGGCGGCCACCGGGGAATCCCAGCGCACGCACACCCCGGCGGGCGGCAAGGTGCAGGCGGTGGGGCGTTCCCTGGTGGTCCTCCGGCGCCCGGCGACGGAATGGGAGTAGCCGCCGGGCCCGTCCCGGGGTAGGCAGCGGACCCGATGATTCATTCACTCTGGCCCTGGGTGGGCTTCAACGTCTTCGTCCTGGCGATGCTCGCCCTGGACCTGGGGCTGTTCCACCGCAAGGAGCACGCGGTGTCGCCGAAGGAGGCGACGCTGTGGACGCTCGTGTGGGTGAGCATCAGCCTCGCGTTCTGCGGGGGCATCTGGCGCTACGGCGGCGAAGCGCCGGCGCTGGAGTGGCTGACGGCGTACGTGGTGGAGTACGCGCTCTCCGTCGACAACCTCTTCGTCTTCCTGATGGTGTTCGGCTACTTCCGGGTGCCGCCGCAGCACCAGCACCGGGTGCTCTTCTGGGGCATCCTGGGCGCGTTCGTGATGCGCGCGGGGCTCATCGTCGCGGGCACGGCGCTGGTGGCCCGCTTCGAGTGGCTCATCTTCCTGTTCGGCGCGTTCCTCGTCTACACGGCCTCCAAGATGCTGTGGGCCAAGGACGACGATGACGTGGACCCGGAGACGGGCTTCATCGTGAAGATGGCCCGGCGCCTGTTGCCGGTGTCGCGCCAGGGCGAGGGCAGCCGCTTCTTCCTCACCGAGGACGGCCGGCGCAAGGTGACGCCGCTGTTCATCGTGCTGCTGGTGGTGGAGGCCACGGACCTGCTCTTCGCCATGGACTCCATCCCGGCGGTGCTGGGCATCAGCAAGGACCCCTTCATCAGCTACACGTCCAACGTCTGCGCCATCCTGGGGCTGCGCTCGTTGTTCTTCGTGGTCTCCAGCCTGATGGAGAAGTTCCACCTGCTGAAGGCCTCGCTGGGCGTCATCCTGGCCTTCGTGGGCGTGAAGATGCTCATCGAGCACTGGTACAAGATCCCCATCGGCGTCTCGCTGGCGGTGATTGGCGGGTGCCTGCTGGTGGCCATCCTGGCGTCGCTGGTGTTCCCCAAGCCCCCGGAGGCGGAAGGCGCCCCGCCGGTGGCGGACGCGGACAAGGCTCCGGACGCGCCGGCCCGGAAGCAGGAGCACCGCTGACGTCAGGCCCCGGGGCCCTGCGTTTCGCTTGCATCGGGCGGGAGTCACTGCCAAGTCTCCCGCCATGTCCACCGCCACCACCGACGGCATCCGCGTCACCGTGGAGCCGGCCTTCTGGCCGGAGCGCAGCACCCCCGAGTCCGGGCAGTACGCCTTCATGTACAAGGTGGTGCTCCTCAACGAGGGCACCGTGCCGGCGCAGCTGCGGTCGCGGCATTGGATCATCACCGACGCGCAGGGGCACGTGGACGAGGTGAAGGGCGAGGGCGTGGTCGGCCGTCAGCCGCACCTCAAGCCGGGCGAGCGGTTCGAGTACACGAGCTGGGCGATGCTCAAGACGCCCTTCGGCACCATGCGCGGCGCGTATGAGATGGAGCGCCCGGACGGCACGCGCTTCGAGGCGCGCATCGCCGAGTTCGCGCTCACGCTCCCGCACGCGCTGCACTGAGCACGGGGACAGCTCGCATGCCTGTGCCGACCACGAAGCGGGGGCTGCTGCTCGTCAACCTGGGGACGCCGGACGCCCCCGAGTCCGGCCCGGTGCGCCGCTACCTGCGCGAGTTCCTCAATGACCCGCGCGTCATCGACATCCACCCGGTGGCGCGCTGGTTCCTCCTGAACCTCTTCATCCTCCCCGTGCGCCCCGCGAAGAGCGCGGAGGCGTACCGCAAGGTGTGGATGAAGGAGGGCTCGCCGCTGCTCGTGTACAGCCGCGCGCTGGAGGCGGAGGTCGCGGAGCGGCTGAAGGACGACTACGAGGTGGAGCTGGCCATGCGCTACGGCAACCCGTCGCTGCCGGACGCCATCGCGCGGCTCAAGGCGAAGGGCGTGTCGGAGTTCACGGTGTTGCCGCTGTACCCGCACGAGGCGGCGTCCTCCACCGCGTCATCGCTGGCGCGCACCTATGAGGTGCTGGCGGAGGGCTGGGACGTCCCCAACGTGCGCGCGGTGCCGGCCTTCTGGGACGACGCGGGCTTCCTGGACGCGTTCGCGGCGGTGGCCCGGCCGGTGATTGCGGACATGCGCGCGGACCACGTGCTGTTCAGCTTCCACGGGCTGCCGGAGCGCCACATGCGCAAGAGCGACCCGACGGGGCAGCACTGCCTGGCCTCCGCGGGCTGCTGCGACGCCATCACGGACGCGAACCGGCACTGCTACCGGGCGCAGTGCTTCGCGACGGCGCGGATGCTGGCGCAGCGCCTTTCGCTGCCGGCGGGCGGCTCCACGGTGTCGTTCCAGTCGCGGCTGGGGCGCACGCCGTGGGTGAAGCCCTACACGGACCTGGTGCTGCCGGAGCTGGCGGCGAAGGGCGTGAAGCGGCTGGCGGTGATGTGCCCGGCCTTCGTGGCGGACTGCCTGGAGACGCTGGAGGAGATTGGCCTGCGCGCGAAGGAGCAGTTCGTGGAGGCGGGCGGCGAGTCGCTGACGCTGGTGCCGTCCCTCAACGCCCACCCGGCGTGGGTGGACGCCGTGGTGGGGATGGTGCGCGCTTCGGACGGCCCGCCGGTCAAGGCGCGGGCGTCGCGGTAGGCGTGGGCGCCTGCTGGGGCGCGCTGACGGGCGTGATGTGGGCCTGGTAGGTGCCCACGGGCAGGTTCACGGCGGGCCGGGCGGGGCCGTTGAGGGTGGTGGACAGGGTGCCCTGCCAGGAGCGCCACTGGCCGGCCTTCACCAGGAACTCGCCCTTGCCGGTGACCTTCACGGTGGCGCCCAGCTCGGTGCCTTCCGGCTGGGAGGTGGACGGCGGGGGCGGCGCGTCGGGGGCTTCGGCGGCCTCGCTCTCCTTGGGCAGGTTCTTCAGGGTGGGGCGCGGGGGGCTGAGGGTGCCGCCGAACTGCTCCTGGAGGTCGTACTCGAGCGTGGCCACCTGCTCGCCGTTGTCGCCCGGGGTGATGGAGACGAGCTTCACGCGGTTGTGGCGCTCGCCGCCGCCCGCGCGGCGGAAGAGGGTGCCCAGGGCGTCCGGGGTGGTGAGCTCGGTGCCCAGGGACCACGTATCGCCGGGGCGCACGGGGTCGCGCGGCAGCTCCATCACCAGCGTGGCCAGGTTGCGCGCGGGCCCCTGGAGCCCGTCGATGATGAAGCCGCGGTCGCTGAAGGAAGCGTCCTCCGGCGCGCCGCCGTTGGGCGTCACGTGCAGCTGGCGCTCACCGGTCTTGTCCAGTTGGAGCGCGTAGGTGAACGCGGTGGGGAAGGGGGCGCTGGGGGCGGCCTGGGGGGCTGTTTCAGCGGGAGCGGCCTTGGCGCCCTTCTTCTTGGCGGCCTTGGGCGCGGGGGCGGACTCGGGGACGGCCGCGTTGCGGTCCAGCGCGAGGTCCAGGCGGAAGGAGATGGGGGCGCCCTCGGCGAGCTTCCAGCGCAGGACGACGGCGTCCTTGGGAATGGCGGGCTCGGCGCGAGCGGGCGGGGCTTCTTCCGCGGGTGCGGGCTCGATGGCACCCGGCGGGCGCGGGATGGGCTCCATCTTGCCCGGCGCTTCCTGCTTGCAGGCGGTGAACGCGAGGGCGACGAGCAGACCGGACAGACTTCGCTTCACGGGGACACTCCTGGTGACCGTCGCGGGATAGCGGAGCGGACGGCGGTTGTAAAAGGGAGAACGGCCCATGACGCGGCCCGCCGGGGGTGACGCTTTCAAGCTGGCGGATGTCCGGTTCCCCTCTGCGGGGAGCAAGCCTGAGCGACCCGGGGCCTCCGCCGCAAGTCCCCCTGGGGCGTCCGGGCCTGGCTCCCTTCATGTTTTATGATCGCTTTTGCCCGAGAGGCCATCCTGGCGGGGTGGCGTAAGAGGGGCCGTCATAGAGATTGGAGGTCCCATGAGACTAGGCGTGCTTGGCTGCATCTTCGCGGCGTGCCTCTCCGCTGCCTGCGTGACCACTCGCGAAGATCTGATCGAGAAGAAGCGTCATGGGGCCATGCAGGACTGGAGGCGTCAGGGGGCTGCCTATCGGAGCTCCGAGGGCTTTCAAGATGCCCGTTGGGGCATGAGCGTCGAAGAAGTCCGTGAGCTCTTCCCGGATGGAAAAATGCTCAATGAGAATGCGATGCGCTGGAAAGGCACCATCGCGGACCTTCCAGCAGTCGTGAAGTTTGGCTTTCTGAAGGGGCGATTCGTCGCGGTCGACGTCTTCTTTCCGGACGCAGGTAACGTTCGGAACTCACACCTGCTGATCCGGCGGCTGCTCAATCGGAAGTTCGGAACCCCGGTACGTGATCGGGATACAGCCGATGAAGCCCAGCGGCGGGTTGGCAGCTATCGCTCTGCCGCGGATACCGTGTTCGTGCTGGGGAGACTCACGGAATCACTCACCGGAGTTCACCAGGATCAGTACGCGCAGCAGCGCATCGATGTCCGTGCGGAAAACGATGAGGCTGAAGCCCGGAGACAGGCGCACGCTGCCGAGAAGCGATTCTTGCTGTTGAGCCGGTGGGCGACGGTCGAAAGTGACGTCAAGCTCAGGAGCGTGAAGACGCCAGGCGTCGAGGCTGTGGTTATCGAGTATGAGAGTGCGAGGTATGCAGCGGAACTCGCAGCGGCCCGGCAACGCGCAAGGGAACTTGAGCTTCAGCGCATGGCCAAGGAGCTTTGAGGGCTGGTTAGCCTCTGCGGGGCGCCGCCGCGCGGGACAGCCGGTCTCGCACGGCGATGCCCAGGCCGCTCGCAGCGGGCAGACAGGCCACGAGCACGTCGTGGCCCTGTTCGTCGGCTTCCCGGAGCCGTGCGTAGAGGACTCGCGCGGCCTGCGCGGGTTCGCCCGGCACGTCGAAGCGATGCACGTCCGTGGGCAGTGACAGCGACGCGGGGCCCAGCACTCCGACTCGCAATCCCTGTGCACGCAGGGCTTCCACCCGCTGCACCGCTTCGTGCGGCTCCGCGAGCACCACGCCGGCTCGCGGTGCGTAGTGCGACTCCAGCGACCCGGACACTCGCACCGTGGACGACGTCCGCACCGGCACCTCGCGCCCCAGCACGCGCTCGATGTCTTCTGTCGCCAGACCTCCGGGCCTGAGAATCGCGGGCGCTCCTGAAGACAGATCCACGATGGTCGACTCCACGCCCACCGTGGACGGACCTCCGTCCAGCACCAGGTCCACGTCGTCGCCCAGGTCTCGCCGCACGTGCTCCGCGGTCGTCGGGCTCACCCGGCCGAAGCGGTTGGCGCTGGGCGCCGCCACGCCTCCTCCCAGCCGCTCCAGCACCTCCATCGCCACGGAGTGGCCGGGCACCCGCAGCGCCACCGTGTCCTGGCCTCCCGTCACTGCGTCCGTGGCCCTCGACGTGCGCGGCAGCACCAGCGTCAGCGGCCCCGGCCAGAAGGCCTTCGCCAGCGCCTTCGCTTCGTCCGGCACCACGCGTGCCCATTCAGGCAGGTGCTCCGCATCCGGGATGTGGACGATGAGGGGATGGGTCGCCGGTCGGCCCTTGATGGCGAAGATGCGACGGACGGCCAGCTCGTCCTCGGCGTTGGCCGCGAGGCCGTAGACAGTCTCTGTTGGCAGGGCGATGACGCCGCCGCGGCGCAGCAATTCGACTGCACGGTCGAGGAGGTCGGGAGTAAGCATGCTCGGGCCGCACTGTCTCCCCAGGAGAAACCATGGGCAAGTCGCACGTTTTCGATGCGCGCAGCCAGATGCCAGTCCCCGCCGCCGACCTCTTCTCCTGGCACGCCCGCGAGGGAGCCTTCGAACGTCTGGCGCCCCCCTGGGAGACCGCGGAGGTCGTGGACCGCTCCGGCGACGGCATCCACCCCGGCGCCCGCGTCACCGTCAAGCTCCACCTGGGCCCCATCCCCCAGCGCATGGTCGCCGAGCACACCGCCTACGTGGAGGGCTCCTCCTTCCAGGACACCCAGCGCGAAGGCCCCTTCACCAGGTGGATCCATGACCACCGCATGCTCCCCGCGGGCCCCGGGACCTCCATCCTGGAGGACTCCATCCAGTACGAGCTGCCCGTGGGGGCGCTCGGGGACACCTTCGGCGGCGGCTATGCGCGCAAGCGCCTGGAGCGCATGTTCGCGTACCGTCACTCGCTCACCCGCGCGGACCTGCGCCGCCATGCCGCCTTCGCATCCCAGGGCCCGCTCACCGTGGCCATCGCCGGTGCATCCGGCATGCTGGGCTCGTCACTGGCGGCGTTCCTCTCCACGGGCGGCCATCGCGTGAAGCGGCTGGTGCGCGGCCGCGCGAACCCGGCTCGCGGGGACATCGCCTGGGCCCCCGACAAGGGCACCATCGACGCCGCAGGCCTGGAGGACGTGGACGCCGTGGTGCACCTGTCCGGCTCCAACGTGGGCGAGGGCCGGTGGACCGACGCGCGCAAGGCGGAGATCCTCAAGAGCCGCACGGAGACCACCCGCCTGCTGTCGGAGACCCTGGCCCGAGCCACCCGCAAGCCGCGCGTGCTCATCAGCGCCTCCGCCGTCGGCTACTACGGCAACCGGGGCGAGGAGGAGCTCACCGAAGCCTCCTCCTCTGGCGACGGCTTCCTCGCGGACGTCACGCGTCAGTGGGAAGCCTCCACCGCCCCCGCCGAGGCCGCGGGCATCCGCGTGGTGCGCATGCGCATCGGCGTGGTGCTGGACGCGCGGGGTGGGGCGCTCGCGAAGCTGGCGCTCGCGACCCAGGCGGGCGGCGGTGGGCCCGTGGCGTCCGGACGCCAGTGGATGAGCTGGGTGTCCCTGGAGGACGTGATGGGCCTCATCCAGTTCGCCATGTTCACGCCGTCCATCCAGGGGCCCGTCAACGCCGTGTCCCCGAACGCGGTGCGACAGGGCGAGCTGGCGAAGGTGCTGGGCAAGGTGCTCCACCGCCCCGCCATGTTCCTGCTGCCCGCCGCCGTGGTGAAGGCCGTCTTCGGTCAGATGGGCGAGGAGACCCTCCTGTCGAGCACCCATGCGCTGCCCACCGTGGCGCAGGCGCATGGCTTCCCCTTCCTCCTGCCCGACCTGGAGGGCGCGCTGCGCTTCACGCTGGGCCGCACCACCGACGGCGCGGAATACCGCCACGGGTGAGCCGTTGGGGGCGGCGCAAGTCGCCCCATGCTTGACACTCCTCGGGAGGGGCGACAGAAGTGCGCCGCTTCCCCCCTCGCTTCGAGGAGTCCTGATTGATCCAGGTCGAAGGGCTGACGAAGTTCTACGGCGAGCACGCGGCCATCCGGGACCTGGCCTTCACCATCGGCCAGGGCGAGGTCATCGGCTTCCTGGGCCTCAATGGCGCCGGCAAGTCGACGACGCTCAAGATTCTCGGCTGCGTGTTGCTGCCCACGTCAGGGCGCGTCGTCATTGACGGGCACGACGTGGTGAACCAGTCCCATGAAGTGCGCCAGCGCATCGGCTACCTGCCGGACGTGCCCCCCGTCTACGAGGAGATGACCGTGGGCGAGTACCTCGCCTACGTCGCCCGGCTGCGAGACGTGCCCGCGAAGGCCACCGCGTCCCACGTCGGCGAGGCCGAGGAGAAGACCGGCCTGCGCGACGTGCACGGCGACGTCATCTCCACGCTGAGCCACGGCTACCGTCAGCGCGTGGGCCTGGCGCAGGCGCTGGTGCACAAGCCCGCGCTGCTCATCCTCGATGAGCCGACCAGCGGCCTGGATCCGCTCCAGATCGTCGAGATGCGCGACGTCATCCGCGGCCTCAAGGGCGCGCACACGGTGCTCGTGTCCAGCCACATCCTCCCGGAGATTTCGCAGACATGTGACCGGCTGCTGATCATCCACAAGGGCACGCTGCTGGCGCAGGGCAGTGAGGAGGAGCTGTCGCGAAGCCTGGGCGGTCCGTCCATCGTGCTGGAGGTACGGGGCGACCGCGCGCGGGCCATGGAGGCCTTGCAGGGTTTCGGCTCGGTGGAGGCGCGGGAAGGGGAGCGGGGCGTGCTGGCGATGAAGGTCGCGGCGGCGCCGGAGCTGCGGCCCCAGGTGGCTCGGGCGGTGGTGGGCGCGGGCCTGGAGTTGCTGCGATTGGACGCGAACGAGGGGCAGCTGGAGGCGCTGTTCCTGCGCCTGACGCACGGGCAGGAGGTGAAGGCGTGAAGGCGCTCCTGATTGCGCGCCGCGAGCTGGCCGGCTACCTGCGCACGCTCAGCGGCTACGTCATCCTGGCCATCATCCTCGCGGTGAACGGGCTGTTCTTCAACGCGTACGCCCTGGGCGGCGCGAGCAAGCGCTCGGCGGAGGTGCTGTCCGGGTTCTTCTATTACTCCAGCGGCTTCACCATCGTGGCCGCCATCCTCGTGTCCATGCGGCTGCTCGCGGAGGAGCGCCAGACGGGCACGCTGCCGCTGCTCTACGCCTCGCCGGTGCGGGACCGGGATATCGTGCTGGGCAAGTTCCTGGCGGGGCTCGCGTTCCTGGCGCTGTACCTGCTGCTCACGCTCTACATGCCGCTCCTGGTGCTGGTGAACGGCAAGGTGTCCTTCGGGCACGTGGCGGCGGGCTACCTGGGGTTGCTGCTGCTGGGCAGCGCGTCGCTGGCGGTGGGGACGTTCGGGTCGTCGCTGGCGAAGAACCAGCTGCTCGCGGCCATCTTCTCCGCGGTGATGCTGGTGGCGCTCATCCTGTGCTGGCTGCTGGCGCGCATCACCGAGCAGCCGCTGGCGGACGTCTTCAGCGCGATGTCGCTGTGGAACCAGCACTTCCCCCCGTTCCAGACCGGGCTCATCCACGTGCGCGACGTCGTCTACTACCTGGTGGTCACCTACGTGGCGCTGTTCGCGGCCACGCGGGTGCTGGAAGCGCGGAGGTGGCGATGAGCACGCCGGCCTCTTTCGGGACGGGGCTCGCCGCGACGGGGGCGTTCGTCGCGGGGCTCATCGCCGTATTCGTCGCGGAGCGGGTGCTGGGAGCGGGCTCCGGCCGCGTGGCGTTGGCGGCATTGGGCACCGCAGTGGCCGTAGCTGCAACGGCATGGCGCGCGGTGCGGATGATCTCCGCGCCCGCTGAGCGGCGCGCGCTGGAGCGCTGGGTGCTCACGCTGTACGTCGTGGGGCTGGCCGCGCTGGCGCTCTACTTCGTGAAGGGGGACGTGGGGACGGCGCTCCTCGGTGCGCCGCTGTCGCGTTCGGCGCCCCGGCTGTCGGTGGTGCTGGCGGTGCTGTTCCCGGCGCTGCTGCTGTGCGCGCTCGTGCCGCTGGCGATGGTGGAGGCCGCGCTGGTGGCGATGGCGCGCGCGCCGGTGCCGGAGACGGGCCGCGTGAAGAGCGCGCTGTTCTCCGGCCTGGGCGTGGCGTTCGTCGTCGTGTTCGCGTTCGCGGCGACGTACGTGGCCACGCAGGCGGACGCGACCTGGGACCTGTCGTACTTCCGGACCGCGAAGCCGGGCGATGCCACGCGCAAGCTGGTGCGCGGCCTCAACGAGCCCCTCCAGGTGACGCTCTTCTTCCCGCCCGCCAACGAAGTGGGCGAGGCGGTGCGGCAGTACTTCCGCGACCTGGAGCCAGAGAGTCCGCAGCTGGGCGTGGAGTCGCTGGATCAGGCGGTGGAGCCCGCTCGGGGCAAGACCCTGGGCGTCAGCAACAACGGCTCCGTGGTGCTGGCGCGGGGCGACCGCAAGGAGAGCCTCACGCTGGGCCTGGATCCGGAGCGGGCGCGCGGACAGCTCCAGCGGCTGGACGCGGAGGTGCAGCGGCGGATGCTGGCGGTGGCGAAGCCCCGTCGCATCGTCTACCTCACCGGGGGCCATGGGGAGCGCGCGGACACGCGGCCCGTTCCGGGGGAAGAGGCCCGGCCCTCGGTGGCGCAGTTGAAGGAGTTGCTGCGCGCGCAGAACGTGGACGTTCGCACGCTCACGGTGGCGGAGGGGCTGGGCTCGGCGGTGCCGGGCGACGCGGCGATGGTGGCGGTGCTGGGGCCCACGCGGGAGCTGCTTCCGGAGGAAGCCACCGCGCTGCGCGAGTACTGGGAGCGCGGCGGGCGGCTGTGGATCGCGCTTGAGCCGGATGGCGCGGCGCTGGAGCCGTTGCTGCAACCCATGGGGCTCAAGTCGCTGCGCGTGCCGCTGGCGAACGACCGGGTGTTCTTCCGCACCACGCGTCAGCAGAGCGACCGGGGCAACCTGGGCACGGCGAGCTTCTCCTCGCACCCGTCGGTGACGTCGCTGTCCGCGCTGGGCTCGCAGGGCGCGGTGGCGTTTCCGGGCGCGACGGCGATGGAGACGGTGACGCCGCCAGTGCCCGGCGTGCTGTTGGACACGAGCGTGCGAGCGCACGCGGCGACGTTCGCGGACCGCAACGGCGACTTCGAACCGGAGCCCGGCGAGGTCGCGAAGGCGTGGCCGCTGGTGGTGGCGGTGGAGCGGCCGGCGGGGGAGGGGAAGCCCGCACCTCGCGCGGTGGTGATGGCGGACGCGGACGCGCTGGGGGACGGCATCCTGGGCAACCTGGGCAATGCGTATCTCGCGGTGGACACGCTGCGCTGGCTGTCCGGCGAGGAGTCGCTCTCCGGCGTGACGAACAGTGAGGAGGACGTGCCGTTGCAGCACACGCGCTCGCAGGACGTCGCGTGGTTCTACGCGACGGTCTTCGGGGTTCCGGTGGCGGTGCTGGCGGTGGGCTTCTTCGTGACGCGGCGGCGCGGGCGGCGCGCGCCCCGGGGCGTCGCGGTGGCGGGAGGTGCGCGATGAAGGCGCGCGACGTGGCGGTGCAGGGGGGAATGGCGTGCGTGGCCCTGGTGGCCGCGTTCTTCGTGTGGCAGCGCGAGCCCTCGCGGGTGGCGGGCGAGGTGACGGTGGAGGACGCGCCCGCGAGCGCGCTCGACCGCATCCGGTACGACGAAGAGGCGCGCTTCGTGGAGCTGTTCCGCGACCCCCAGGACCGTGACACCGTCTGGGTCCGTTTGGGCACCAAGCCCGTGAAGCCGGGCGCTGAGGCCGCGATGGATGCGGGCGTCGTTGCCCATGCATCCGGTGACGCGGGCATCACCCTGCTCGATGCGGGTGCGCTGGCTCACTCGACGTCCGACGCGGGCTCGCCCGCGACTGCCGCCAACACGGGCGCGCTCGCGAGTGCTTCCACGGACGCGGGGACTCCCGCTCCCGTGCCTCCACCCCGCGAGCTGCGCGGCAACGACGTGGCGCTGAAGCTGTTCTCCCACTTCGCTCCGCTGCGCGCGCAGCGGGACCTGGGCGTCCTGGACGACACGAAGCTGGACGAGATCGGCCTCGCGAAGACGCAGCGAGGCCTGACGCTGACGTTTGATGGGACGCCCCGGCTGTTCCGCCTCGCCACGCCCGCGTCGGGCTGGGGCTCGCCCTATCTTCAGCGCACGTCCGACGGGCACGTCTTCCTCCTCGGGCCCGGGCTGCTGCCGGACCTGGAGGCCGCGGCCAGCCGGCTCGTGGACCGGCGCCTGCACGCGTTCGACGTGGACGGCTTCGACCGCGTCGTCATCTCCACCGGCACCACGTCCCGTGCCTTCGCCGCCAACGGCAAGCCCCCGGGCGCCGTGCAGCTCTCGCCCGCGGACGCCCCCGGCACCCCGGACGACTTCGCCCGCAACTGGCACGACCGCCTGTGGCGCCTCACCCCCGTGGAGCTCCTGGGCCGCGGCGAAGCCCCTCCAGGCCCGGCCCCGACGCCCGCCTTCCGCGTGGAGTACCAGCGCGGCGGCAAGGCCGTGGGCGAGCTCTCCATGGCGAAGACGCCGGATGGCTCGTGGTACGCGCGCACGGAGCTCGCTCCGGGGTGGGTCCGCATGGGCGGCGGCCTGGAGCTGCTGGCCGAGGACGCCGCGAAGCTCACCACGCCGCGCTGACGCTCACGGCGCGGCGGAGTCCGCGGGCTCCACGTCCAGCCGCACGTCCACGAAGCTGTAGGCCGGCCACGGCCCCGTGAAGCGGAACGTGTACGCGTCCAGCCGCGCCACCAGTGACTGCACCCGCGCCTCGAACGCGGCCACCCGCGTGCGGTCCACCAGGAAGGCCGCGTTGAGCAGCATCCGCTCCCCCAGCGGCGCCGCTTCGTGCACGGCCTCCGACAGCGTCCGCAGGCCGGCCTTCAACCCCTCCAGGTCCTTCGTCGTGCATTCGCGCAGCGCCGCCTCCAGCCGCGCCTCGTGGTCCTCCTCGAGCTCGGACGGGCCGCGCGCCAGCTCCGGGTTCGCCTTCTGCAGGCTGCGCGTCAGCGCATCCCCATGGCAGTACACCTTCAGCCCCAGCTCCACCCGGCCCTCCAGCTCGGAGAGCGCCCGGCTCAGCGGCGCGCGCGCCACGCGCAAGAGTTCCCGCACGCGCTCCTCCGACGGCAGCACCGTCCCGAAGGCCACCGGCACCAGCGTGTGCCGCTGCACCAGGGCCTCCGTCACGCGCTGGTGCATCAGCAGGTGCGCCCGCGTGGGCACCACCCTCAGGCTCGCGACATCGGACACCAGCGCCGCGAGGCCTCCCTCGCGCACCGTGCGCACCGGGGCTTCACCCAGCCCCGCGACGTCCGGCTCCCAGCCGGTGTCCTCACGGATGATGCCGTAGAGGTAGTGCGCCCGTCCCTCGCGTGGGGACTCCGCCTGGGTCTTCGTCGTCATGACGTGCCCACCTCCCTGCAGTGACATCTTCTTTCAGCGCCTGGATGCCGCCTCGCGCCGGGCAATCATCTTCTTCACCTGGTCCACCAGCGCGTCCGGCAGGCACGGCTTCGTGACGTACGCGTCACACCCGGCCTCGTTCGCGTC
This genomic interval carries:
- a CDS encoding TerC family protein codes for the protein MIHSLWPWVGFNVFVLAMLALDLGLFHRKEHAVSPKEATLWTLVWVSISLAFCGGIWRYGGEAPALEWLTAYVVEYALSVDNLFVFLMVFGYFRVPPQHQHRVLFWGILGAFVMRAGLIVAGTALVARFEWLIFLFGAFLVYTASKMLWAKDDDDVDPETGFIVKMARRLLPVSRQGEGSRFFLTEDGRRKVTPLFIVLLVVEATDLLFAMDSIPAVLGISKDPFISYTSNVCAILGLRSLFFVVSSLMEKFHLLKASLGVILAFVGVKMLIEHWYKIPIGVSLAVIGGCLLVAILASLVFPKPPEAEGAPPVADADKAPDAPARKQEHR
- the hemH gene encoding ferrochelatase is translated as MPVPTTKRGLLLVNLGTPDAPESGPVRRYLREFLNDPRVIDIHPVARWFLLNLFILPVRPAKSAEAYRKVWMKEGSPLLVYSRALEAEVAERLKDDYEVELAMRYGNPSLPDAIARLKAKGVSEFTVLPLYPHEAASSTASSLARTYEVLAEGWDVPNVRAVPAFWDDAGFLDAFAAVARPVIADMRADHVLFSFHGLPERHMRKSDPTGQHCLASAGCCDAITDANRHCYRAQCFATARMLAQRLSLPAGGSTVSFQSRLGRTPWVKPYTDLVLPELAAKGVKRLAVMCPAFVADCLETLEEIGLRAKEQFVEAGGESLTLVPSLNAHPAWVDAVVGMVRASDGPPVKARASR
- a CDS encoding L-threonylcarbamoyladenylate synthase, producing the protein MLTPDLLDRAVELLRRGGVIALPTETVYGLAANAEDELAVRRIFAIKGRPATHPLIVHIPDAEHLPEWARVVPDEAKALAKAFWPGPLTLVLPRTSRATDAVTGGQDTVALRVPGHSVAMEVLERLGGGVAAPSANRFGRVSPTTAEHVRRDLGDDVDLVLDGGPSTVGVESTIVDLSSGAPAILRPGGLATEDIERVLGREVPVRTSSTVRVSGSLESHYAPRAGVVLAEPHEAVQRVEALRAQGLRVGVLGPASLSLPTDVHRFDVPGEPAQAARVLYARLREADEQGHDVLVACLPAASGLGIAVRDRLSRAAAPRRG
- a CDS encoding TIGR01777 family oxidoreductase codes for the protein MGKSHVFDARSQMPVPAADLFSWHAREGAFERLAPPWETAEVVDRSGDGIHPGARVTVKLHLGPIPQRMVAEHTAYVEGSSFQDTQREGPFTRWIHDHRMLPAGPGTSILEDSIQYELPVGALGDTFGGGYARKRLERMFAYRHSLTRADLRRHAAFASQGPLTVAIAGASGMLGSSLAAFLSTGGHRVKRLVRGRANPARGDIAWAPDKGTIDAAGLEDVDAVVHLSGSNVGEGRWTDARKAEILKSRTETTRLLSETLARATRKPRVLISASAVGYYGNRGEEELTEASSSGDGFLADVTRQWEASTAPAEAAGIRVVRMRIGVVLDARGGALAKLALATQAGGGGPVASGRQWMSWVSLEDVMGLIQFAMFTPSIQGPVNAVSPNAVRQGELAKVLGKVLHRPAMFLLPAAVVKAVFGQMGEETLLSSTHALPTVAQAHGFPFLLPDLEGALRFTLGRTTDGAEYRHG
- a CDS encoding ABC transporter permease, giving the protein MKALLIARRELAGYLRTLSGYVILAIILAVNGLFFNAYALGGASKRSAEVLSGFFYYSSGFTIVAAILVSMRLLAEERQTGTLPLLYASPVRDRDIVLGKFLAGLAFLALYLLLTLYMPLLVLVNGKVSFGHVAAGYLGLLLLGSASLAVGTFGSSLAKNQLLAAIFSAVMLVALILCWLLARITEQPLADVFSAMSLWNQHFPPFQTGLIHVRDVVYYLVVTYVALFAATRVLEARRWR
- the apaG gene encoding Co2+/Mg2+ efflux protein ApaG, with amino-acid sequence MSTATTDGIRVTVEPAFWPERSTPESGQYAFMYKVVLLNEGTVPAQLRSRHWIITDAQGHVDEVKGEGVVGRQPHLKPGERFEYTSWAMLKTPFGTMRGAYEMERPDGTRFEARIAEFALTLPHALH
- a CDS encoding ABC transporter ATP-binding protein, producing the protein MIQVEGLTKFYGEHAAIRDLAFTIGQGEVIGFLGLNGAGKSTTLKILGCVLLPTSGRVVIDGHDVVNQSHEVRQRIGYLPDVPPVYEEMTVGEYLAYVARLRDVPAKATASHVGEAEEKTGLRDVHGDVISTLSHGYRQRVGLAQALVHKPALLILDEPTSGLDPLQIVEMRDVIRGLKGAHTVLVSSHILPEISQTCDRLLIIHKGTLLAQGSEEELSRSLGGPSIVLEVRGDRARAMEALQGFGSVEAREGERGVLAMKVAAAPELRPQVARAVVGAGLELLRLDANEGQLEALFLRLTHGQEVKA